The following proteins come from a genomic window of Flavobacteriaceae bacterium MAR_2010_188:
- a CDS encoding Glycosyltransferase involved in cell wall bisynthesis: MSRIKILFTIPNFDTAGSGKVVFDLVKELDKNVFAPEICCNHDGGDFFEEIKKLQLPIHFFKVTADYRPLTTLPIRIIKIVRFFKMHHFDIIHSWHWSSDFTEPLAAKIAGIPFVYTKKAMGWGNKAWQWRSKLSSKIIAINKDMIKGFLQPYHHKTVYIPLGVDLEKFYPLPKDITLLEQLKLSENDFIILTVANLVEVKGIEILLEAVLKLNNAQIKVLIVGADHSDYANHLKTKYNHENFQFLGKKNDVRPYISVADLFVIPTLDEGRKEGLPIAPLEAMAMGKTAIGSNISGVKDLLEEFPDYLFKAGDVNELANLIGRLNQQDKDTLKTRSSALLRTVEKSFSLPLCLQRHSDLYCSLHSTNR; the protein is encoded by the coding sequence ATGAGTAGAATTAAAATCCTTTTTACGATACCAAATTTTGATACTGCTGGCAGTGGGAAGGTGGTCTTCGATTTGGTTAAAGAATTAGATAAAAATGTTTTTGCCCCAGAGATATGTTGTAATCACGATGGCGGTGATTTTTTTGAGGAAATCAAGAAACTTCAGCTACCCATTCACTTCTTCAAGGTCACAGCAGATTATAGGCCGTTAACTACTTTGCCAATTAGAATAATTAAGATAGTAAGGTTTTTTAAAATGCATCATTTCGATATCATCCACTCTTGGCACTGGAGCTCAGATTTCACAGAGCCTCTGGCCGCCAAAATCGCGGGAATTCCATTTGTATATACTAAAAAGGCGATGGGTTGGGGTAACAAGGCTTGGCAGTGGCGAAGCAAGCTTAGCTCCAAGATTATCGCGATAAACAAGGATATGATTAAAGGGTTTCTTCAGCCATATCATCACAAAACTGTTTATATCCCTCTTGGTGTTGACTTAGAAAAATTTTATCCTTTGCCAAAAGATATAACTCTGTTGGAACAACTGAAACTAAGCGAAAATGATTTTATTATTCTTACGGTAGCTAATCTGGTAGAGGTTAAGGGCATTGAAATCTTATTGGAAGCAGTATTAAAATTGAATAATGCCCAAATTAAAGTATTAATTGTGGGTGCCGACCATTCTGATTATGCTAATCATTTAAAAACAAAGTATAATCATGAGAATTTTCAATTTTTAGGAAAGAAAAATGATGTAAGACCCTATATTTCGGTCGCTGATCTGTTTGTAATCCCCACTTTGGATGAGGGTAGAAAGGAAGGTTTACCGATTGCTCCGTTGGAGGCGATGGCAATGGGAAAAACTGCAATTGGTTCGAATATTAGCGGTGTTAAGGATTTGCTTGAAGAATTCCCAGATTACCTATTTAAAGCAGGGGATGTTAATGAATTGGCCAATTTAATTGGAAGGCTCAATCAACAAGATAAAGATACTTTAAAAACTAGGTCATCAGCATTGTTAAGAACTGTTGAAAAGTCATTCTCCCTTCCTCTTTGTTTGCAAAGACATTCTGATTTATATTGCAGTTTACATTCTACTAACCGATAA
- a CDS encoding D-alanyl-lipoteichoic acid acyltransferase DltB, MBOAT superfamily, translating to MLFNSIDFAIFLPIVFILYWFVFQKNIKWQNLLIVIASYVFYGWWDYRFLALILFSTVVDYSIGLLLTKTDNQTQRKFWLWCSIIVNIGFLGFFKYYNFFIDNFVTAFTFLGNSIRPNTLDIILPVGISFYTFQTLSYTIDVYREKLKPTNDFVAFTAFVSFFPQLVAGPIERATHLLPQFFKKKQFDYSNAVDGLRQILWGLFKKIVIADNCAFFVNTIFNGYESYSGSALLLGAIFFAFQIYGDFSGYSDIAIGTSRLFGFDLRQNFAFPYFSRDIAEFWRRWHISLTTWFRDYIYIPLGGSRGSKFNQIRNVFIIFIISGFWHGANWTFIIWGLLNAIYFLPLLLRKKNRLHTDVVAENSVLPSLKELVLMLSTFILATIGWVFFRSPSVGDAMGYLGRMFNLQLLSIPTVRPTFLIILIGIFILVEWSGRRQLHALEKLWLGYPRLVRLSIYYVIAMIIFLYGGKSQEFIYFQF from the coding sequence ATGCTCTTTAATTCTATAGATTTTGCCATCTTTTTGCCGATAGTCTTTATTCTCTATTGGTTTGTGTTTCAAAAAAACATTAAATGGCAGAACCTACTTATCGTAATTGCAAGCTATGTATTTTATGGGTGGTGGGACTACCGCTTTTTGGCACTAATTTTATTCAGTACCGTAGTAGATTACAGCATAGGTCTATTATTGACTAAAACAGACAATCAGACCCAGAGAAAATTTTGGTTATGGTGCAGCATTATTGTAAACATCGGGTTCTTAGGATTTTTTAAATACTACAATTTCTTTATAGATAATTTTGTAACCGCCTTTACTTTTTTAGGTAATTCTATACGGCCAAATACACTGGATATTATACTGCCAGTGGGGATAAGTTTTTACACCTTCCAAACACTCAGTTATACCATAGATGTTTATAGAGAGAAACTAAAACCAACTAATGATTTTGTTGCCTTTACCGCTTTCGTTTCATTCTTTCCACAATTGGTAGCTGGGCCCATAGAAAGAGCAACCCACTTATTGCCGCAGTTTTTTAAAAAAAAACAGTTTGACTATAGCAATGCGGTCGATGGCTTAAGACAGATTCTTTGGGGGCTGTTTAAGAAAATTGTCATCGCCGATAATTGTGCGTTTTTTGTAAATACCATTTTTAATGGTTATGAAAGTTATTCTGGAAGTGCGTTACTCTTGGGAGCGATTTTCTTTGCATTCCAAATTTATGGCGATTTTTCTGGCTACTCAGATATCGCCATTGGTACTTCAAGACTCTTCGGATTTGACCTTCGACAAAATTTTGCCTTTCCTTATTTTTCAAGGGATATTGCCGAGTTTTGGCGACGTTGGCATATTTCTCTTACCACTTGGTTTCGGGACTATATCTATATTCCGCTCGGTGGTTCTAGAGGTTCAAAGTTTAATCAGATCAGAAATGTATTTATAATTTTTATTATCAGTGGCTTTTGGCATGGTGCTAACTGGACATTTATAATTTGGGGCTTACTAAACGCTATTTATTTTCTTCCCTTGTTATTAAGGAAAAAGAATAGACTGCATACCGACGTTGTTGCTGAGAACTCAGTATTACCATCGTTAAAAGAATTGGTTTTGATGTTAAGCACATTTATTTTGGCAACCATAGGGTGGGTGTTTTTCCGATCTCCCAGTGTTGGCGATGCAATGGGTTATTTAGGACGAATGTTTAATCTACAGCTGTTAAGTATACCAACTGTAAGGCCCACCTTTTTGATTATACTTATCGGTATTTTTATTTTGGTAGAATGGAGTGGTAGAAGACAATTGCATGCCCTAGAAAAATTATGGTTAGGCTACCCACGTTTAGTTAGGTTATCAATTTACTATGTAATAGCCATGATAATTTTTCTATATGGCGGAAAAAGTCAAGAGTTTATATACTTTCAGTTTTAA
- a CDS encoding colanic acid/amylovoran biosynthesis glycosyltransferase, translating into MKIGIVLSRTPSYSETFFNSKIKGLIKSGHEVFLFVQYAEPDFKLCPTKIAPQLSKRNPILQLKSFLRVGWVMARNIQKIKKFINLEREVNRSWSQIFKNIFNNAHILNTKVDWLHFGFATQAIQSENVAAAIGAKMGVSLRGYDMDVYPLKHKRPYDLLWKKVDKVHAISNYMMQRAYQEGLSANKNFQIITPAIEVAQFEFNKSKNWEQPKFLTIGRLHWIKGLQYTLEALAILAKKGIDFTYTIVGAGAEQEELLYTVHQLSLENHVYFVGKKSHEETMRYLSEANIYLQYSLSEGFCNAVLEAQASGAFCIVSDGGALAENILHGKTGMVLPKRNPMALAQMIEEVLDLPISKIEEIVATARNRIKNDFDLKSQEKSFSSFFEN; encoded by the coding sequence TTGAAAATCGGTATAGTTCTATCTAGAACCCCATCTTACTCCGAGACATTTTTTAATTCTAAAATCAAGGGATTAATTAAGTCCGGACACGAAGTGTTTCTCTTTGTACAATATGCCGAACCAGATTTTAAACTGTGCCCGACTAAAATAGCACCACAGCTATCTAAAAGGAATCCAATTTTACAGCTAAAATCGTTTCTGAGGGTTGGTTGGGTGATGGCTCGTAATATTCAAAAAATAAAAAAATTCATCAATTTAGAACGTGAAGTTAATAGGTCATGGTCTCAAATTTTCAAGAATATATTTAATAATGCCCATATTCTCAATACAAAAGTAGATTGGCTGCATTTTGGTTTTGCCACCCAAGCGATACAATCAGAAAACGTTGCCGCTGCAATTGGAGCCAAAATGGGGGTGAGTCTGAGGGGTTACGATATGGATGTCTATCCGCTTAAACATAAGCGACCTTATGATTTACTTTGGAAGAAAGTAGATAAAGTTCATGCCATCTCAAATTATATGATGCAAAGAGCATATCAAGAAGGCTTGTCTGCAAATAAAAATTTTCAAATTATTACCCCGGCAATCGAGGTAGCCCAATTTGAATTTAATAAATCCAAAAATTGGGAACAACCAAAATTTCTCACTATTGGTAGACTACATTGGATAAAAGGGTTGCAATATACTCTTGAAGCTCTTGCCATATTAGCGAAAAAAGGTATCGATTTTACTTATACAATCGTTGGTGCAGGGGCAGAGCAAGAAGAGCTTTTATATACGGTACACCAATTGAGTCTAGAAAATCACGTCTATTTTGTTGGGAAAAAATCCCATGAAGAAACAATGAGATATTTGTCTGAAGCCAACATCTATTTACAATACAGCCTATCTGAAGGTTTTTGTAATGCAGTACTGGAGGCACAGGCTTCTGGCGCCTTCTGTATAGTTTCAGATGGAGGGGCCTTAGCAGAGAACATATTGCACGGAAAAACAGGGATGGTTCTTCCGAAGCGCAATCCAATGGCCCTAGCACAAATGATTGAAGAAGTATTGGATTTACCAATATCAAAAATTGAGGAAATAGTAGCAACTGCGAGAAATAGGATAAAAAATGACTTTGACCTAAAATCCCAAGAGAAATCATTTAGTTCCTTTTTCGAAAATTAA
- a CDS encoding Glycosyltransferase, GT2 family: protein MIFSFLKYLHPVHYFILKRNNGDYIFPIVESLPISIKEKLVVDTRFNSQEAREYDRSWRAIKNGYVGETDCYKSYKAVPLEDNYRFTRKYFSKFWVFYVLLIRCITLHNPFKELRSFLKSNNISRNKEASEILEHPEILDFNSALIAELPKVSIIIPTLNRYPYLKDALEDLEKQSFSNFEVIVVDQSSPYQKEFYQNFKLDIKVIVQEERALWLARNSAIIESKGEYILLYDDDSRVASNWVEKHLICLDYFKAHISSGVSISKVGAEVPINYSYYRISDQLDTGNVMIKKQVFKNIGLFDRQFEKQRMGDGEFGLRAFLNGYKNISNPNAKRLHLKVDSGGLREMGSWDAFRTSKLFAPRPIPSVLYLFRKYFGDTAAKYAILKIVPFSIIPYRFKSNKILLIVGVFLTVLLIPYIIFQVILSWTHASQKLNNGALIPDFKN, encoded by the coding sequence ATGATTTTTTCATTTTTAAAGTATCTACATCCGGTACATTATTTTATTCTTAAGCGTAATAATGGAGATTATATATTTCCTATAGTTGAGAGTCTCCCGATTTCAATTAAAGAAAAGCTGGTGGTCGACACTAGATTTAATAGTCAAGAAGCGAGGGAATATGATAGGTCATGGAGAGCGATTAAAAATGGTTATGTTGGGGAAACGGACTGCTATAAATCCTATAAGGCAGTTCCTCTAGAAGACAACTATCGGTTTACCAGAAAATATTTTAGCAAGTTTTGGGTATTCTACGTCCTTTTGATACGATGTATCACCTTACATAATCCCTTTAAGGAGCTAAGGTCATTCCTTAAGTCCAATAATATCAGCAGGAATAAGGAGGCTTCAGAAATATTAGAGCATCCTGAAATTTTAGATTTCAATTCTGCTTTAATTGCGGAGTTGCCGAAAGTTAGCATTATCATTCCTACATTGAATCGATATCCGTATTTAAAGGATGCATTAGAAGACTTAGAAAAACAGAGTTTTTCTAATTTTGAAGTCATAGTGGTGGATCAGTCAAGTCCCTACCAAAAGGAGTTTTACCAAAATTTTAAATTAGATATAAAAGTAATAGTTCAAGAGGAACGCGCACTTTGGTTAGCAAGAAATAGTGCGATTATAGAATCTAAGGGTGAGTATATTTTACTATATGATGACGATAGCCGGGTAGCTTCTAATTGGGTCGAGAAACATTTAATCTGCCTAGACTATTTTAAGGCTCATATTTCTTCTGGCGTATCTATTTCGAAAGTCGGGGCGGAGGTGCCAATAAATTATTCTTATTATAGAATAAGTGACCAGTTAGATACTGGTAATGTTATGATTAAAAAACAAGTTTTTAAGAATATTGGTCTCTTCGATCGGCAATTTGAAAAACAAAGAATGGGGGATGGCGAATTTGGACTAAGAGCATTTTTGAACGGGTATAAAAATATTTCTAATCCGAATGCCAAAAGATTACATTTAAAAGTTGATTCTGGTGGACTAAGGGAAATGGGAAGTTGGGATGCCTTTAGGACCTCAAAATTATTTGCGCCTAGACCAATACCAAGTGTTCTCTATCTCTTTAGGAAATATTTTGGAGATACTGCTGCAAAATATGCTATCCTTAAAATTGTGCCATTCAGCATTATTCCTTACCGATTTAAATCAAACAAAATATTACTTATAGTCGGTGTTTTCTTGACGGTGCTGCTGATTCCCTATATTATTTTTCAAGTAATTTTATCTTGGACACATGCTTCTCAAAAATTGAATAATGGTGCCCTAATCCCTGATTTTAAAAATTGA
- a CDS encoding phosphatidylinositol alpha-1,6-mannosyltransferase: protein MIVASEFPPQPGGIGNHAYNLAKNLSLQGYSISVLTDNRYEEGLEELEFDKSLDFEVIRIRKRRNRFVMYLQRLKKLKILKKNKDVIIASGKFSLWAVALISRSSKTKNLAVIHGTEVNLSNKVARFMVNISLPNFERLIAVSKYTQGLIHPKVRDRSIVIPNGYNSQHWKLDNSFKRKVEPLRPSLVTVGNVNYRKGQQNVIEKMPDLLKIFPNAIYHIIGLPTQREEFEKLAKSVGVAEKVVFHGVVSQSKIIQLVSEADIFVMLSSPSEIGDVEGFGIAVIEANSLGLPAIGSKDCGIEDAIDDNKSGILIDFDDTDAFCRAISLITKNYEKFSANSISWAVKHKWEFIVQKYIREIER from the coding sequence TTGATTGTAGCTTCAGAATTTCCTCCCCAACCAGGGGGAATTGGCAATCACGCCTATAACTTGGCTAAGAATCTGTCTTTACAAGGTTATAGTATTTCCGTACTCACTGATAATAGGTACGAGGAGGGGTTAGAGGAATTAGAATTTGACAAAAGCTTAGATTTTGAGGTTATTCGCATAAGAAAAAGAAGAAACCGATTCGTAATGTACCTGCAGCGCCTAAAAAAATTAAAAATCTTGAAGAAGAATAAGGATGTGATTATCGCTTCTGGTAAGTTTTCACTCTGGGCGGTGGCGCTTATAAGCCGTAGTTCTAAGACTAAGAATTTGGCGGTAATCCATGGAACTGAAGTTAATCTTTCTAATAAAGTTGCGAGATTTATGGTTAATATCTCCTTACCTAATTTTGAAAGATTGATTGCTGTTTCAAAATACACCCAAGGCCTTATCCATCCCAAAGTTAGAGATAGGTCTATAGTAATACCTAATGGTTACAACAGCCAACATTGGAAACTAGATAATTCATTTAAAAGAAAAGTAGAGCCTCTTAGACCATCTTTAGTTACGGTTGGAAACGTTAATTACAGAAAAGGTCAGCAGAATGTCATTGAAAAAATGCCAGATTTGCTAAAGATTTTTCCTAATGCAATATATCATATCATAGGACTACCTACTCAAAGAGAAGAATTTGAGAAATTGGCCAAATCTGTTGGAGTTGCAGAAAAGGTAGTTTTTCATGGAGTGGTTTCACAATCAAAAATTATTCAATTAGTAAGTGAGGCCGATATTTTTGTAATGCTGAGTAGTCCCTCAGAGATTGGAGATGTTGAAGGATTTGGAATTGCTGTAATAGAAGCAAACTCCCTTGGACTGCCAGCTATTGGTTCTAAAGACTGTGGGATTGAAGATGCAATTGATGATAACAAATCTGGGATTTTGATAGATTTCGATGATACAGATGCTTTCTGCAGGGCAATTAGTCTAATTACAAAAAACTATGAAAAATTTTCTGCTAATTCTATCAGTTGGGCGGTCAAACATAAGTGGGAGTTTATCGTTCAAAAATATATCAGAGAAATAGAAAGATGA
- a CDS encoding Glycosyl transferases group 1, which translates to MKLAIISHTEHYQLPDGTILGWGPTVREINHLVDIFEEIYHIAMLSSESPPQSALKYDSENIHFIPIPMVGGKDYKSKASIFLKAPTTVKTVTDILKKVDCFQFRAPTGIGVYLIPYLSLFSKKKGWFKYAGNWNQVNPPFGYALQKFFLKNQKRKVTINGSWPNQPSHCLSFENPCLTQKNLEDGAEVCKSKDYSGKLKLCFVGRLEEEKGVGIIIDSLKSLDKSFQENIESVSFVGEGPMKIDFKRRVENLPIPTKFLGSLSNQGVFKIFEKSHFLLLPTLASEGFPKVLAEAINFGCIPVVTDISSITQYIKHRNNGFVLSKNNTERDLSDIIKELAVIKREELNTYLLNRQQLVDKFTFTYYNSRILNEIIGTNN; encoded by the coding sequence ATGAAATTAGCCATCATTTCACATACTGAACATTATCAACTTCCTGACGGAACAATCTTAGGATGGGGACCAACCGTTAGAGAAATAAATCATTTAGTTGATATTTTTGAAGAAATCTACCATATTGCTATGTTATCCAGTGAAAGTCCACCACAAAGTGCATTAAAATATGATAGTGAGAACATCCATTTTATTCCAATACCCATGGTAGGAGGCAAGGATTATAAAAGTAAGGCTTCAATCTTCTTAAAGGCACCAACAACAGTTAAGACCGTAACAGATATTCTAAAAAAAGTTGATTGTTTTCAATTTAGGGCTCCTACAGGTATAGGAGTTTATTTAATACCTTATCTCAGTTTATTTTCTAAGAAAAAAGGATGGTTTAAATATGCGGGTAATTGGAACCAGGTAAACCCTCCTTTTGGTTATGCTCTTCAAAAGTTCTTTCTCAAAAATCAGAAAAGAAAAGTCACCATTAACGGAAGCTGGCCAAATCAACCCAGCCACTGCCTAAGCTTTGAAAATCCTTGCCTTACACAAAAAAATTTAGAGGACGGAGCTGAGGTTTGTAAGAGTAAAGACTATAGTGGAAAACTGAAGCTTTGTTTTGTTGGCCGATTGGAAGAAGAAAAAGGTGTTGGTATTATTATAGATTCGTTAAAGAGTTTAGATAAATCTTTTCAAGAGAATATTGAGAGTGTAAGCTTTGTGGGAGAAGGGCCAATGAAGATAGATTTTAAGCGACGTGTAGAAAATCTCCCTATACCTACAAAATTCTTAGGCTCCTTATCTAATCAAGGAGTCTTTAAAATTTTTGAAAAGTCGCATTTTCTTCTTCTGCCAACACTTGCCTCGGAAGGTTTTCCTAAAGTGTTGGCTGAGGCTATAAATTTTGGATGCATCCCAGTCGTGACCGATATCTCGTCGATAACCCAATATATAAAGCATCGAAATAATGGCTTTGTTCTAAGTAAAAATAATACTGAACGCGATTTATCAGATATAATCAAGGAGTTGGCTGTGATTAAAAGAGAAGAGCTAAATACATATCTCTTAAATCGGCAGCAATTGGTAGATAAGTTTACATTTACCTACTATAATAGTCGCATATTGAACGAGATAATCGGTACCAATAATTGA
- a CDS encoding O-Antigen ligase — MALGFLIYLFPILAKAYFLLAASYFILNIFMLPPSKKSQEIFLACAYFTGIEVLFRMSKEVVTYEGSKYLVILFSLLGIGLKGISGKGYPYFLYLILLVPSIIVASMTLGLNANFRTNIAFVLTGPVCLGFAALFCYNRKVTKEEIQDIILYILLPIISTTTYLFFYNPSVKDVLSGTQSNAAASGGFGPNQVSSILGLGMFAIVVRIFMKSPTIGMKILNLVILSAMTYRAIVTFSRGGVVAAVIVSGAFLLIYFFKSSAKVKNQIVVSFTLFSVAMAITWSVSSSNTSGLIDKRYANEDALGREKSDIATGRLDLFMEEMYGFVRNPFAGVGASRIKDIRLQTQGVEVPSHNEIGRLMSEHGLLGLICLVILLIKPLAYRSSNKSNVFFFAFYCFWFATINHSGMRIAAPSFLYALTLINIVNDKNPIRRKLLKKPTK; from the coding sequence ATGGCGCTAGGTTTTTTAATATACCTGTTTCCTATCCTAGCAAAAGCGTATTTTCTTTTGGCTGCCTCGTATTTTATCTTGAACATATTTATGCTTCCCCCAAGCAAAAAGAGTCAGGAGATTTTTTTGGCCTGTGCTTACTTTACAGGAATAGAAGTGCTATTTAGAATGAGTAAAGAGGTTGTGACTTATGAAGGTTCCAAATATTTGGTCATTTTGTTTTCGTTGTTAGGCATTGGACTAAAGGGTATTTCCGGAAAGGGATATCCTTATTTTTTATATCTCATTTTATTAGTCCCTTCGATCATTGTTGCATCTATGACCTTAGGTTTAAATGCAAATTTCAGAACCAATATCGCCTTTGTTTTAACCGGTCCTGTATGCTTAGGTTTTGCCGCATTATTTTGTTATAATCGGAAAGTAACTAAAGAAGAAATTCAAGATATAATCCTATATATACTCTTGCCCATCATTTCCACGACAACTTATTTATTCTTTTATAATCCAAGTGTTAAGGACGTGCTCAGTGGTACACAATCCAATGCTGCTGCATCTGGGGGATTTGGGCCCAATCAGGTCTCGTCAATCCTAGGCCTTGGAATGTTCGCCATCGTCGTAAGGATATTTATGAAATCTCCAACAATAGGTATGAAGATACTGAACTTGGTCATTTTAAGCGCAATGACTTATAGAGCAATCGTTACCTTTAGTAGGGGTGGAGTTGTTGCGGCGGTTATAGTATCTGGAGCATTCCTGCTTATCTATTTTTTTAAATCATCTGCTAAGGTTAAAAATCAAATAGTTGTTTCATTTACTTTATTTTCAGTTGCAATGGCAATTACTTGGAGTGTGAGCTCTAGTAACACAAGTGGATTAATTGATAAGCGGTATGCAAATGAAGATGCGTTAGGAAGGGAAAAATCTGATATCGCAACCGGGAGGCTTGATTTATTTATGGAAGAGATGTATGGGTTTGTTAGAAATCCTTTCGCAGGTGTTGGCGCTAGTAGGATAAAAGATATTAGGCTTCAAACTCAAGGAGTAGAGGTGCCCTCCCACAACGAGATTGGGCGGTTAATGTCAGAGCATGGCCTTTTAGGATTGATTTGTCTTGTAATATTATTAATAAAACCCTTGGCATATCGATCAAGTAATAAAAGTAATGTATTCTTTTTTGCATTCTACTGTTTTTGGTTTGCAACTATAAATCATTCGGGGATGAGAATAGCCGCCCCTTCATTCTTATATGCACTGACTCTTATAAATATTGTAAATGATAAAAATCCTATACGTCGGAAACTACTTAAAAAGCCAACGAAATAA
- a CDS encoding Glycosyltransferase involved in cell wall bisynthesis — protein MIKILYVGNYLKSQRNNISSIHVLGDLLSSEGYEMTFTSAQTSKILRLIEMVSDVVKQKDQIDIVIIDTYSTLNFYFALIISQLCRYLKIPYLTNLNGGNMPHRLKNNPYLSSLIFRNSYYNVAPSEYLIKAFKDYGYGRLLYIPNTLKIDHYPFQTRLFDAPRLLWVRSFSKIYNPRMAIEVLKILRETFPTSTLTMVGPDSDGSLKDVKESAKQKNVKVNFTGKLSKQEWTELSKNHNIFINTTNFDNTPVSVIEAMALGLPIVSTDVGGMPHLIDQEIHGLLVPPNNPQAMADAIVRIFKNQELRNFVISNARSRAEQFDWEEVKVKWKVILGERLEIRD, from the coding sequence ATGATAAAAATCCTATACGTCGGAAACTACTTAAAAAGCCAACGAAATAATATCTCATCCATTCACGTATTAGGTGATCTTCTAAGCTCCGAGGGTTACGAGATGACATTTACTTCGGCCCAAACCTCCAAAATATTAAGATTAATCGAAATGGTTTCGGACGTAGTGAAACAAAAAGACCAAATTGATATCGTCATTATTGATACCTATAGCACTCTCAATTTTTATTTCGCTCTAATCATTAGTCAGTTGTGCAGATATCTTAAAATACCATACCTAACCAATCTAAATGGTGGCAACATGCCCCATCGCTTAAAGAATAACCCGTATCTCAGTTCTTTGATATTTAGAAATTCCTATTACAACGTAGCCCCGTCGGAATATTTAATAAAAGCCTTTAAGGATTATGGTTACGGAAGACTTCTTTATATTCCTAATACTCTAAAAATCGATCACTATCCATTTCAGACCAGGCTTTTCGATGCTCCTAGACTCCTTTGGGTAAGGTCATTTTCAAAAATCTATAACCCTAGAATGGCCATAGAGGTGCTTAAAATCTTAAGAGAAACTTTTCCAACTTCTACCTTAACTATGGTAGGTCCAGATAGTGATGGAAGTTTAAAGGATGTAAAAGAGTCGGCCAAACAGAAAAATGTCAAGGTCAATTTTACTGGAAAACTTTCAAAACAAGAATGGACCGAACTTTCCAAAAATCACAACATTTTTATCAATACCACTAATTTTGATAATACTCCGGTAAGTGTTATAGAGGCCATGGCTCTCGGTTTGCCAATAGTATCTACTGATGTTGGTGGTATGCCCCACCTTATAGATCAGGAAATTCACGGTCTGTTGGTCCCTCCAAATAATCCACAGGCAATGGCTGACGCAATCGTCAGAATTTTTAAAAACCAAGAGCTTAGAAATTTCGTAATTAGTAATGCCAGGAGCAGGGCAGAACAATTTGATTGGGAAGAGGTTAAGGTGAAATGGAAGGTAATATTGGGTGAGAGATTAGAGATTAGGGATTAG